Proteins encoded within one genomic window of Gadus macrocephalus chromosome 16, ASM3116895v1:
- the LOC132474095 gene encoding von Willebrand factor A domain-containing protein 5A-like, which yields MVNCCGLLTATKEPVPLKSVDVEVTVRDHVATVAATLLYENKEQSPIEAVFVFPLPGDAAVCHFSAKIGQSEVVAEVREKQKAREEYDDALTRGQQAFLLEESERSPDVFSLSVGSLPPGESASIRLEYVTELAVQADDGLRFCLPAVLNPRYQPLGSDGGAGTISFGPGTSVPASLVPYSLSLCASVCSPRPITKVESNCSLDPVQYLNQQQTQAAVKLAAGHKFDRDVELLLYYKDSHLPTAVVEAGCASAKPGSLMGDPVVMVSLYPEFPPAVMSLMTKSGEFLFVIDRSGSMSSTMSNADRSQIRIDSAKETLLLLLKSLPIGCYFNIYSFGSSYTHIFPQSVVYSQQTMDEALKVIEDLRADMGGTEILEPLKHIFQQPCIPSQPRQLFVFTDGEVSNTKAVIDVVKRNSGSHRCFSFGIGGGASTALISGLAKEGRGHAQFITGADRMQSKVMQSLRFALQPAVVDISVTWDVPAGVSVTTLTPPITNLFQGQRSLIYAQLTGEGPGDAEGCVTVKYSLAEHPTQNQLNFRLKPTEDTGLTAHRLGARTLIRSLEVEANEPGDLSDQVKAKEKVVEVSVQSGVSSSLTAFIAVNKGNGEALQGPLLRRNVPAPRMKMGMIWGQMAQQQMAQQQMAQQQMAMTRCMAMPLSADRMMMRQQIGAQQQIAQQLMSMPMAQCAPMTLSADRSNIIAYQGYHSAGMVEMDSADYEDPQDLAIPAPRDPMLQLISLQRASGSWLLESALAAVFGRTLKDVEGATPVSVSPEVWATVLAVIWLHGFKKDAQEEWEFLAMKAVSWLLGEKVPCMTECVEAGNVLLGCQVQESSMGM from the exons ATGGTGAACTGCTGTGGTCTGCTTACTGCCACCAAGGAACCAG TTCCTCTGAAGAGCGTCGACGTGGAGGTCACGGTGCGGGATCACGTGGCGACGGTCGCCGCCACCCTGCTGTATGAGAACAAAGAGCAGAGCCCCATCGAGGCCGTCTTCGTCTTCCCGTTGCCCGGCGATGCCGCCGTCTGCCATTTCAGCGCCAAGATCGGCCAGTCGGAGGTGGTGGCCGAAGTGCGGGAGAAGCAGAAG GCTCGCGAGGAGTATGACGACGCGCTCACCAGGGGCCAGCAGGCCTTCCTattggaggagagcgagaggagccCGGACGTGTTCTCCCTGAGCGTGGGCAGTCTGCCTCCGGGGGAGAGCGCCTCCATCAGGCTGGAGTACGTCACTGAGCTCGCAGTCCAGGCTGACGACGGCCTGAGATTCTGCCTGCCTGCCGTGCTAAACCCACGCTATCAGCCTTTGG GCAGTGATGGCGGTGCTGGGACCATCAGCTTCGGCCCTGGCACCTCTGTACCAGCCAGTCTGGTGCCCtacagtctgtctctctgtgccaGTGTCTGTTCTCCACGGCCCATCACTAAAGTAGAATCCAACTGCTCCCTGGACCCGGTGCAGTACCTCAACCAACAGCAGACCCAGGCCGCA GTAAAGCTGGCCGCGGGGCATAAGTTTGACCGGGATGTAGAGCTGCTGTTGTATTACAAAGACTCCCACCTGCCTACGGCTGTGGTGGAGGCGGGCTGTGCGTCTGCTAAGCCTG GTTCTCTGATGGGCGACCCGGTGGTCATGGTCAGCCTGTACCCCGAGTTCCCGCCGGCGGTGATGTCATTAATGACCAAGTCTGGGGAGTTCCTGTTTGTGATCGATCGTTCTGGAAGCATGAGTTCGACCATGAGTAATGCAGATAGAAGTCAGATTCGCATTGATAGTGCCAAG GAAACACTGCTTCTCCTGTTGAAGAGCCTTCCGATTGGCTGCTATTTCAACATCTACAGCTTTGGTTCCAGTTATACCCACATCTTCCC gCAGAGTGTAGTATACAGCCAGCAGACAATGGATGAAGCTCTGAAGGTGATTGAGGACCTGCGGGCCGACATGGGAGGAACAGAAATTCTTGAACCACTTAAGCATATCTTCCAGCAACCCTGCATCCCCAGTCAGCCAAGACAA CTGTTTGTCTTTACTGACGGCGAGGTGTCTAACACCAAGGCAGTGATAGATGTGGTGAAGAGGAATTCTGGTTCTCACAG GTGTTTCTCTTTTGGTATTGGCGGGGGAGCCAGTACGGCCCTCATCAGCGGGTTGGCCAAAGAAGGACGGGGCCACGCCCAGTTCATCACCGGTGCTGACAGAATGCAGTCCAAA GTGATGCAGTCACTGCGCTTTGCTCTGCAACCGGCTGTGGTGGACATCTCTGTCACATGGGACGTACCTGCCGGTGTGTCAGTCACTACACTTACTCCGCCCATCACAAACCTCTtccagggtcagaggtcattgATCTATGCCCAGCTCACTGGAGAG GGCCCTGGGGATGCAGAGGGCTGTGTGACAGTGAAATATAGCCTGGCAGAACATCCTACTCAGAATCAGCTGAATTTCCGCCTCAAGCCGACAGAGGACACAGG GTTGACTGCCCACCGACTGGGGGCTCGGACCCTGATTCGCTCTCTGGAAGTGGAGGCAAACGAACCCGGTGACCTTAGCGACCAAGTCAAGGCAAAGGAAAAGGTGGTCGAAGTCAGTGTCCAATCAGGAGTGAGCAGCTCCCTTACTGCCTTCATCGCCGTGAACAAGGGCAACGGGGAGGCTTTACAAGGGCCTCTTCTGCGCAGAAATGTGCCGGCACCGA GGATGAAGATGGGCATGATATGGGGGCAAATGGCACAGCAGCAAATGGCACAGCAGCAAATGGCACAGCAGCAAATGGCAATGACAAGATGTATGGCCATGCCTCTTTCTGCAGACC GGATGATGATGCGGCAGCAAATTGGGGCACAGCAGCAAATTGCACAGCAGCTAATGTCAATGCCAATGGCACAATGTGCGCCCATGACTCTTTCTGCAGACC GTTCAAATATCATAGCGTATCAAGGCTATCATTCTGCTGGAATGGTAGAAATGGATTCCGCTGATTATGAGGATCCACAAGATCTGGCTATCCCGGCTCCAAGGGACCCCATGCTACAGCTGATCTCCCTCCAGAGGGCTTCTGGCTCCTGGCTACTGGAGTCCGCTCTGGCTGCCGTATTTGGAAGGACCCTCAAGGATGTGGAGGGTGCAACGCCTGTGTCG GTGAGCCCAGAAGTGTGGGCTACAGTTCTGGCTGTGATCTGGCTCCATGGCTTCAAGAAGGATGCTCAGGAGGAGTGGGAGTTTCTGGCAATGAAGGCTGTGTCATGGCTGCTTGGGGAAAAAG TGCCCTGCATGACAGAGTGCGTAGAAGCAGGGAATGTCCTGCTGGGATGCCAGGTGCAGGAGTCTTCCATGGGAATGTGA